The window atggcctgggacctgcctacctgaaggaccgtctctccccacatgttccccagagagcactgaggtcaggaacacaaaatctcctcactatccccgggccaaaagaagcccgtctgaaagccaccagggaaagggctttctccgttatggcccccgtatggtggaatcagctgccggaagaggtgagagccctgtgggacttggcgcagttccgcagggcctgtaagacgaccctcttccggctagcctatacctagcctatatttagctaggatgacaacttgaggtaactggccagccatctgtttacaggaaactgaattactctgtttttaatgtttttaactgtttaaatatttaactgttttagacttgaaattgtttaaattttatgtttgattaactgttggaagccgccctgagccattcgtgggaagggcgggatataaatcccaaataaataaataaataaatataatgcaGTTTTAACTGGGCATAGGGATTATTGATCTCTGAAGTTCATAGATATTAGATATAGAAAGCAGAAATGGAACACAGTAAAAATGTCTAGTTTTGCAGAAGATGAATGTTTTATTTTAGATCTCCTACAGCATTTGTTAGCATCTCCCTAGCACTTCTCTGTAGCAGTGAGTGTGTTTCTCAGGGGCTTCTGTCTCCTTGATTCTGCCCTTTGCATCCCAGTGTCTTGCAGTAGGAGCTCAGGGGGTGATTCCTTATGAGAATTCTTGCCACAATCTACTCTGGTGCTTCTATGATGACTTCAAGGGTTtcactaaaaaaaaatcaagtttctttgggctgtatcaatggtGTAACATCTGCCCTGCAATAGCTTCAGAAGCAAATTACAATAGTTGAAGACAGAATGTATGAATTccccaggcaaaaaaaaaatgttttaaaaaataaaagtcagATGGTCCTTTAAAGACAGATTTAGTTAAGTACTGGACCAACTTGGACAAAGTGAAAGAACTagaaaaagaagggaggggtgggggggaacaagAGAAGAGTGAGCccggaagattctacaaaccctaaagagaaGAGTGCTTTGTAATGCCAACCCTTTCCTTCCTCTGGTCACTTATGCTTAAATACTCAACAGAATATAATCAAAAACTTCAGAGAGATCATGCAAATTGAATGAAACTTCCCTGGGAAATCAAATTTCATTActgaacccctcccccacttcaaaaCTCCTCAGATATTCAGATCAAGCAAGAGTCTCCACGGAACAGATTTTGGGGCAAAATCCAGGGCAATTTAATCTGCAGAAACATCAAAACCAAGAATCCAACAAATATTATACATATTATTGTGAAACGTATACAAGAActgctttttttttcatttgcctgtaGAGCTGACATGCAGGAAATATGATCTCATCTGCAGGTAACCATCATCAGTTTGCCTTTTCCAAAATGCAGAATTAAGGGCACACAGGGGGCCAGTTCCATGCCCAAGGGCCCCAAGCAGCCTCTTGGGGGGGCACCATAACCTAGCAATTAATTCAAGTGTTAAAGTGGCAGGAGGGGAGGCAGCCATGGCAAAGCAGTTTGTAACTGCACATACATAGTTATATCCCCCCACTTCGAAAAAAATTCAAACATGTTCAAGCTGTTCAGGCCCAGTCAAAGAGTGACTTGAGCTGTCAGATCTGTTGAGGAGGAGTGAAGCCTTCTCCTGCGTgtgcttcaaaggattagatgccaCACTGGCTGCATCAAAGCTGATAGGGCCCAGCCTCAGTGCGCTCCTCTGATCGCgccaggggggcgggggggtgaagTGCAAGGGAAGGTAGGGGGCAGCGGCGGAGGGGGGagtcaggcaggcaaactaggtggttgtcgtgggcaccaggaggggggagcccaattagGTGCACCCTCCTCCTGGTGCCCTacacaactgcctagtttgcctagtgggcaagccagccctgccaATGGGTGAGCAACCAACTCTGCTTTTTACCAATTCCTGAGGGAAATGGAGAACTGGCTGAAAATCGGCCAAGACTAATTGACCTGGCAACACAACACCATGCATTGTGAGGGTGCTGAACCTTGCCCCATTCCTTCCAAGGCCTGATCACAAAGATGTCTGGTTCTATCAGACTTCATCCACTTGGATGGTGGTGTTAGTCTGGTATTTTGTTTTACTCTACAGCCACCACTAGTCATGTTGAGACAAATTGCCCCAGAGGCCTAGGAaaaggaacatggaatgtaaaaACCACCATTACTTTTTGCTGCTTTAAAGCACAGGCTGGCTAAATCTTGGCAAGACAACTCATCACATTATCTAATGTACCAGTGGCCACCATGGAAGGTAGCTTTCAGTGTACAAAAAACAGGAAAGGGACCAGCAATACTGCCTGAACCCACAGAAATTGCTGATGCATTTTATTTCAACAAAGAATGCAACAGGATGAAGTAGAAAGCTCCAGCACCACCATtacagtaatttttttaaaaaaaactgcaccATCAGTTTAATAATATAAGCAAAAAAATATAAgcaaaaaaacaaatataagcaaataatataatataagcaaaaaaacaaaacaacacaaaaacAAGCCAGTGTCCAGAGACACTTATACCAATGCGGACAATATACAATTTTTAATCATCCATTATGACTGGAGTGCATCACCCCAAAAAAGAATGGATAGATTGACTTACATAAAACCCCCACAGTGACAAGCATATACACAAAAGGTACTTTTGTGTGTTGTTAAAACTTCCAAAAGAAAGTCATCTGGACCAGTTTCCAGGTCAAGTCTGTTTGATTGCTCTGCTTTCAAGGCCAGCATTTCTTTTTGCTTTCATTGAATCTGTTTTTACGCTTTAAACAGTTAAAGATTCAAAGCAACAAGAGCCAGTTGTGAAATAAAGCAAACCAATAATTGAGCTTCATGTCAAACGTATGGGGAAGTACTGAGGCTCTAATTTTCCCCATAGCAACCTCGGATCCTTGCGGCAATGCTGTACTTTGGATATGCtacaccagtgtttcccatttgcagggtcgtgacctggtaccgggccatggaagcctccctacagggtcacaagaaaagccaaaactagccccgcccccagcaaaactAGCCTTGCCCTAtccctgtgttgtgcagagaggagctgggctgcctctccttcattctcccccgctcccagtgtttgagagaaaagctagcatccactggcactttagacccatcaagtgttcttcaaggtatgagctttcatgtgcattgcagtatgttcttttggagagattttcctgggaggcctgggtggcaaagaagagtgtgtgtgtgtttttcagctgggaggggcgggaaCTAGGCATTTCATAGCTTtctttttttaccaaatgacccctgggcagaatttttgctggctgtggtcatctgatggtaaggaaggcttttttttctttgcccctccccttctttctttccctgcaagtgatgctctgtctctattcttggtgctgggagggggagcaagcatcagtgggagggcttctagtgccctggccccactggtggacattctggtaattttggggcattgtatgaggaaattttggactggatagtccactggcctgatccaacatggctcctcttatgtttatgttctttctttccatgtctttcttttcttttcttttcttttcctttccttccatttcattctttccctttctttctttccttccatttttgctggatgaaacttttctgttcatcaaactgttgttgcagacataggagctctgccaatgaaaagttggcacccccagttgtagccaggtggccttctatgagatttctgtgtgagtgagtgaaagTAAGAGGTGTGTGGCAgaaagattattggagattactgcggtatatctcagcagcaatggaagagatggtactatgaacttggcaacattttactggtcctgcttttaacagctgtctgacaccaaaattaagctcctcttgtagatattaaaaaaggatgaaaatagttcactggctaagtatctgcacaacaggttgcttttaaaggcatgggaaatacagccaataaaaagctgcaagcccctcataaatatccttttgggataactgcagaaaaccttgtatgaacttcatatagcTTGAAATTAAtccattaattgcagtacaattctgtgctacctttcacagcaatttcccagtgtttcaagcaaagaaaagtatgaaaaatagctgtcaaaagattttcttgaaaccaagcaagcttggttgtagtttgaggcagggttccagtagtagcagctgaaagaagtgcctactaaatgtgtcagcatattttgaggtagagcagctgccagggcacagtgatggcattcctgatggcaatggcaacagcactcccaactgcatacactggccagtgctgttgaggaagggatatgtaggtggtgcaggcaactgaatatgggcattaggagtgcttgcaagctggagataggtgcatgcaggtgtgggggtgaaaagagaggaccgcccactttccacccccattttgctcagcatgagtttcagagagatttttctgaaaatgaatttacttccgaagaagaggcaggtttgggggagtgccctggaagtgacatcacaggaaaaggtggagttttggttcagtgtcccccggaagtgacatcacttggtccttgacaccacagaaaaTGGCAGAATTCCTGTTTCCCGGCTCCACCCttaaattttagtgggccacgaagcaGAAGTGTAAagataaccgggccacagggggaaaaaagtttgggaaaccctgtgctACACAATCAGGAAACCACTCAAAAGGACAGACATAGAAGTGGTTCAAAAAACCATATACAACCTTCTTTACAGGGAACAGTAGTTTCAGTATGGACAAGTGGATTCCTCTtctggactgtatatttttgataCAGTTTTTTTCCCGTGTTGCAGAGAAGTGCTTCACTCTTTCTCTTAATTTCATAGTGGGTACCTCAGATCAACAGTGATGCATTTCCCATAGTCTGTCCCTCTGAAATGGTAAACTCCTGGATAAGCAGGGGATTGCCAAAGGAATCACAGAAGGTTGGTTCACACATGCCTGTTCAGCACTTGATGATGCTACCTCCTATATACAGTCCTACCGACCAGAGGGCATTTTCAGGCTttcaaggggaaaaaatcagTAACTGACATGTTAATACAGCAAGACTCAATTACTGGTTTTATATGTCAGCTCTCGTTTGGTTACTAACATACCAATATACCTTAAAAATGGTAACTGACACATCATTGTGGTTTTATGCTACAGCATGTCAATGACCATTTTTATAAAGTGAGAAAAAGCCTCTGATGGTGCGCGAGAGAGATGGCAGCTCTGGGGGACGGAGGTATGGAAAACGGCATCTATGTGAGTatcctgcaaaaaaagaaaatgcatgCTGACCTGCCCAGGCAGCATTTCGAGGTGAACTGGTTATGATCTTTCCCCAAAGGTTTGAGAAAGGGCAACAGAAAAGTGAAGGATAACTCAGAAAGGGGACAATTACAGGATTGCATgtagatgcttttttaaaaaagagacactCCTGTTTCAACATGAATCCAGTCTGTGTGGAAGCATCCTGCATGGACTATAACCAGAGCCCTCAGCTCCCTCCTTCCCTGTTACCTACAGTTCTTACCAGCATCAATAAGAAGGGTTAGATTCTTTTACATGCCAATGCAACACCACTGGTGTTTTGTATTTGCATACATGACAGCCTGCTTGCATGGGTTTGTGTGCATGAGAgtcgatttaaaaaaaaaaatgcctaaaTGAAAAGTAATATGACATCTAGACTTTGTATTAGGGAAACATCCCCGCAGCAGCTGTTGAGCTGCACAATCCACAGGCTTGAAAGGTTTTGTTAAATTACTCaaaaggaagaaagggggggggagagagaggctaAACGACTAGGGAAATTTCGAACCATTCCACCAGTGCACATTGAGGCTTGACCAGTCAGTTCCTATTTAGTCACCCAGAACAACCACtcatttcccaacacagagcttaCTCATTTGCAAgatacaaaaaagagagagagagagaagcatttCTGCACATGCCCATAATATTCTTCACCACTGGGGGCAGCTTTACATAAGACTGCATTCACCAAAACCAAAGCAACAGTCAGTCGGAGGAGCTTTCAGAATGACAGCACGCAGAAGTGAACAGTGCTTGTTCATTGTACAGGGTCATCCCGGCTCCTGTGCTCCAACGCAGCTTCCCTAGCTGGATTGGGGTGCTCACGATGAGAACTGCTACCCAATGGAATACAGACAGATGAATCCAGAGCTCTGAGCATCGCTCTGGGGAAGGGAGATTCATCATGCTTTGCCCAGGGAGACTGTAAAGAAGCCAGGttttccacccacccccccattATAAAAGATGCAAAAAGGCACCATCCATGAAGATCCTATTACCTAGGAAGAACTTGACATTCTGCTGCAAATGCCGTACTGGGATTTATTTATTCCGAGAGGATTCTGCGTGGCTGGCAAAGAATAATGTTCCAAAATCGGTCCATCTCCCAAGGGGTCCAATTTTTCTTCCTGGGTGTCAGCAAGCCCTGACTCaccacagagcagcttacagggGCTGTCATGCTTGTGGCACCCTAAGCAAAAGCAAAAGACCTAAGGACGACCTTTGAACACCACAAAGGATGGGTATGTTTtccattttcatttcttcatagTTGCCCTACAGTAGCAGCCTCTGCACTGACTCTGTATTAATGACCCGATAGATTTGCTTCCATACAAGCTATGACTAGAATTAAATTACCTATAGACTGTATGTGAATCTGACAAGCTCTTGTAAGTGTAGGGGAGGTTTCTTTTTTCCTATATTAAAATTgttggtggggggaagaagagagaTAAAACAGGTTGTAAAGTGTTCATCCtacttggagggagggggggggttcccaATGGTTCATTTAAGCTGCAGTTGCAAACAGGCTTGAAAACAGATCTGGATTGTTTCTTGGGGGGGATAACTTTTCTAAGTTGTTTTTATTTCCAGGTTTCAATGTATTTAGGCTACTGAGCGGATCAGCTGTAGCCCTGGTAATAGCCCCTACTGTATTACTGACAATGCTTTCATCAGCTGAACGAGGATGCCCTAAAGGCTGTAGGTGTGAAGGCAAAATGGTCTATTGCGAATCCCAGAAATTACAGGAGATACCCTCAAGTATATCAGCTGGTTGTTTAGGTTTGTCCCTGCGATATAACAGCCTCCAGAAACTAAAATACAATCAGTTTAAAGGTCTTAATCAACTCACCTGGCTCTATCTAGACCATAACCACATCAGCACCATTGACGAGAATGCTTTCAATGGAATACGCAGGCTCAAAGAGTTGATTCTGAGTTCCAACCGAATTGCCTATTTTCTTAATAACACCTTCAGACCCGTAACAAACCTCCGGAACTTGGATCTCTCATATAATCAGCTGCAGTCCCTGGGAGCAGAACAGTTCAGGGGCTTAAGGAAGCTGCTGAGTTTACATTTACGGTCTAATTCCCTGAGAACCATCCCCGTGCGGATATTTCAGGACTGTAGGAACCTTGAACTGTTGGACCTGGGCTACAACAGGATCCGAAGCTTAGCAAGGAATGTCTTTGCAGGCATGATCAGGCTGAAGGAGCTTCACCTGGAGCACAATCAATTTTCTAAGCTTAACTTGGCACTTTTTCCAAGGCTCATCAGCCTTCAGAACCTTTATTTACAGTGGAATAAAATCAGTGTTATAGGGCAAACGATGTCCTGGACTTGGAGCTCATTACAAAGGCTTGATTTATCTGGCAATGAAATAGAAGCTTTCAGTGGACCTAGCGTTTTCCAGTGTGTGCCCAATTTGCAGCGCCTCAACCTGGATTCCAACAAGCTCACATTTATCGGGCAAGAGATTTTGGATTCTTGGATATCTCTCAATGACATCAGCCTCGCTGGGAATATATGGGAATGCAGCAGGAACATTTGCTCCTTAGTCAACTGGCTCAAAAGTTTTAAAGGGCTGAGGGAAAATACAATTATCTGTGCCAGCCCCAAAGAGCTGCAAGGGGTGAACGTGATTGACGCAGTGAAAAACTACAGCATCTGTGGCAGAAGTACGACGGAGAGGTTTGAACTGCCACGGGCTCTCCCCAAGCCAACCTTTAAACCCAAAGTGATCAGGCCTAAGCATGACAGccagccccccctgccccccaccgtCGGGGCCACTGAAGCCAGCTCAGAGCCTGAGCATGACACAGAACACATCTCCTTCCATAAAATCATTGCAGGAAGCGTGGCCCTTTTCTTGTCGGTGCTGGTGATCCTCCTGGTGATCTACGTCTCGTGGAAGCGTTACCCAGCCAGCATGAAGCAGCTGCAGCAGCGCTCTCTCATGCGAAGGCACAGGAAAAAGAAACGGCAGTCTCTGAAGCAGATGACTCCAACCACACAGGAATTTTAT of the Heteronotia binoei isolate CCM8104 ecotype False Entrance Well unplaced genomic scaffold, APGP_CSIRO_Hbin_v1 ptg000466l, whole genome shotgun sequence genome contains:
- the LOC132590651 gene encoding leucine-rich repeat transmembrane neuronal protein 3, which codes for MGFNVFRLLSGSAVALVIAPTVLLTMLSSAERGCPKGCRCEGKMVYCESQKLQEIPSSISAGCLGLSLRYNSLQKLKYNQFKGLNQLTWLYLDHNHISTIDENAFNGIRRLKELILSSNRIAYFLNNTFRPVTNLRNLDLSYNQLQSLGAEQFRGLRKLLSLHLRSNSLRTIPVRIFQDCRNLELLDLGYNRIRSLARNVFAGMIRLKELHLEHNQFSKLNLALFPRLISLQNLYLQWNKISVIGQTMSWTWSSLQRLDLSGNEIEAFSGPSVFQCVPNLQRLNLDSNKLTFIGQEILDSWISLNDISLAGNIWECSRNICSLVNWLKSFKGLRENTIICASPKELQGVNVIDAVKNYSICGRSTTERFELPRALPKPTFKPKVIRPKHDSQPPLPPTVGATEASSEPEHDTEHISFHKIIAGSVALFLSVLVILLVIYVSWKRYPASMKQLQQRSLMRRHRKKKRQSLKQMTPTTQEFYVDYKPTNAETSEMLLNGTGPCTYSKSSSRECEV